Part of the Imperialibacter roseus genome, CTTTGTTGAGCAAGCTCAAACCTGGTGACCTCGTAGTCGGTAGCAAGGGCATTGACAGTGGCCTGCTTCTGAAAGGCATAGCTTTCCTGCGTCAGTTGTGCCTCTTTCACAGCCGCCCGGTATTTCTTTCTGAAAACCGGCAGGCTGACAGACACCATGGGCATGATAGCATCCTTGCCATTGTCGGCCGGTGGTGCAGCGCCTGCCGCTAAATCCGTCCTTTCCCCAACGATGATGTAATCGACGCCGACGCCCAGTTTCGGAAGCCCCTGCTTGCGGGCTGCATGTTCAGCCGCCTGGCTCCCTTCAATCTTCAACTCCAGTTCGGCTATCCGAGGGTGGGTGGTGGGCAATAAATCGCCGGCATTTAGAGCATCGTCCACTGCCAGCGAATCGATAACAACTATGTCTTCACCTATATCCCGATTCAAAAGGTTGTTGAAGGTAGTTTTCAGCGACGCCTCTTCCTTGTCAAGAATTGTTAACCTGGTGTTGGCGCTCTGGAGCATGATGTCCACCCGGAGCACATCCACCATCGTGCCGCTGCCACTACTGAATTTTGCTGTCGCTATGGCCTTGTATGATTCCAGAAGCCGGATGTTCTCTGCTTCGATGGTTTTGAAGGCGTTGAGCTCGTAAAGCGGATAGTAAGCAGCCGCCACCTGATAATACAGCCTGTTTCTCTCGTCCAAAAATGCCTGGTACTTCGACTCAGCCATCAAGGCAGCCACATGGCCCTGGGCCTTCAGTGTTCCAAACCAGGGGAACATCTGGGAGAGACTAAAGCGGGCTTTTTGCGGCCCCACCCGGGTTTCGATCATTTGGCCAAAAGCACTGACAGTGAGATTCGGATCCTGCAGGCCACTTGCCTGCGATACCTGCTCGAGGGCTGCTTCAAATGCCTTGTGAGTTGCCTTCAGACCAGGATTGTTCTCTGCTGCCATTTGCTGGTACTCTTCAAGCGTTTGTGCTTGTGTTGCCCCGGCGGTCAAAATCAAGATGATATAGATGATACTTTTCATTTTGCCTCCCTGATTTGTTTTTTGATCACTGTTTCCCTCCAAAATGCCTGCAATACCGGCACCACGAACATGGTCATGATTTGAATCGTCATGCCGCCGAATGTCGGGATGGCCATGGGCACCATGATGTCTGAGCCCTTACCGGTAGACGACAGGACAGGCAGCAGCGCAATAATGGCAACAGCTGCCGTCATCATGGCTGGCCGGACTCGCTTTTTGCCCGCTTCCAGCACCGCTTCACGAACTCCCTGAATGGTCGTTGGTTGCTTTTCCTCAAATACCTGATGGATATAGGTTCCCATGATCACACCGTCGTCGGTGGCAATGCCAAACAGGGCAATGAAGCCCACCCAAACGGCCACACTCAGGTTGATCGTGTGCATTTGGAACAGATCTCTCAGATTGACATCAGCCACGGAGAAGTTCAGGAACCAGTCCTGGCCGTAGAGCCAAAGCATAATGAAGCCGCCTGCGAACGCCACAAACACCCCGGAAAAATGGATCGACGAAGCAATGACCGTTTTGAACTGGAAGTAGAGCAGCAGGAAAATCACCAGCAAGCTAATGGGAATCACGATAGACAGCCGCTTTACAGCCCTCACCTGGTTTTCGTAGCTCCCTGAAAATTTGTAGCTGACACCGGCAGGTATTTTGAGAAGTCCGGCGTCGATCCTTTCCTGAATGGCGGCCTGTGCCTGATTAACCACTTCCACCTCTGCAAAACCATCCCTTTTGTCAAACAGCACATAGCCGACCAGAAACGTCTCTTCGCTCTTGATCATTTGCGGGCCCCTTACATACTCCATCTCCACAAGTTGGCTCAATGGAATCTGAGCGCCGGAAGGAGTGGGGATTAGTATCCGCCCCAATGTTTCGGGGTCGTCCCGCAGCTCTCTTGGATAGCGAACCCGCACCGGGAATCTTTCCCTTCCTTCCAGCGTCGTTGTGATTTTCATGCCGCCGATAGCCGTTTCGATGCTTTGCTGCACGTCTTCCACTGTCAGGCCATAGCGGCCAATCGCCTCCCTGTTGATATTCAGATGGAGGTAGGGCTTGCCTACAATCCTGTCAGCAAAAACAGCCTCTGCTTTTACTGAGGGCACTTCTTTTAAAATACCCTCCAGCTGCATGCCGAACGCCTCGATGGTAGGGAGGTCGGGGCCATAAACTTTGATGCCCATGGGCGCTCGCATGCCTGTTTGCAGCATGATCAGGCGTGTTTCAATCGGCTGAAGCTTGGGGGCGGAGGTGACACCCGGTATTTTGGTCACCTGCACAATTTCGTCCCATATATCGTCGGGTGACTGGATATGAGGGCGCCAGTTCCTGAAGTATTGACCGTCATTGTCGGGAATGAGGTGGCTGTATTTTGTTCCCAGCTGCAGTGCCTCTTCGTTGGATACCGCCTCTCCGGAGGTCAACACAAAATTGCCGTCGTTGTCAGTTTTGAACCTTGACCTATGGCCGTCTTCATCCACTACATACTCTGGCTTGTAGTTGATGATGTTTTCGTACATAGAGATTGGCGCCGGATCAAGTGCTGACTCCGTTCTGCCCATTTTCCCAACCACCATATCTACCTCGGGAATCTGACTCACCATCATGTCGAGCTGGCCAAGCACTCTTCGGTTTTGCTCCACGCCGGCATGAGGCATGGAGGTGGGCATGAGCAGGTAACTACCCTCGTTGAGCGAAGGCATAAATTCTGAACCTATACCCGGGAATTTTTCAGCCAGCACCTTCCATGGCCGGGAGGCTCTCACCTTTTCGCCAGCTACACTGAAAACGGTGTCG contains:
- a CDS encoding TolC family protein gives rise to the protein MKSIIYIILILTAGATQAQTLEEYQQMAAENNPGLKATHKAFEAALEQVSQASGLQDPNLTVSAFGQMIETRVGPQKARFSLSQMFPWFGTLKAQGHVAALMAESKYQAFLDERNRLYYQVAAAYYPLYELNAFKTIEAENIRLLESYKAIATAKFSSGSGTMVDVLRVDIMLQSANTRLTILDKEEASLKTTFNNLLNRDIGEDIVVIDSLAVDDALNAGDLLPTTHPRIAELELKIEGSQAAEHAARKQGLPKLGVGVDYIIVGERTDLAAGAAPPADNGKDAIMPMVSVSLPVFRKKYRAAVKEAQLTQESYAFQKQATVNALATDYEVTRFELAQQRELIGLYEAQAVQTDRMMQLLFTAYSNSEADFEEVLATQQQLLQYRKMKVEAAAAYQAALAKLYYVTAKVY